TTCACAGGCGCTTCGATATTGGCGACGAGATTGGCGATGGTGTTGCGGTAGCCGTCGTGCCAGCCGCCGATCGACAGCACCGCCGTCTTGATCGCCGAAAAATCCTCGCAGACCGAGCCGCGCTTCCAGTAGGCGTCGCGGTGCTGATGGCCGAGCCAGAGCGGCGCGAGATAAGGCTGGTTGTGCAGGCGCTGCATCCAGAGTTCACGCCAGCGGTCGGTGCCGGCGATGACGGGGTCCGGCGGCCGCGACGAATAGGACAGCATGGTCGCGGCCCAGCCGGCATTCTCGCCGAGCAGGCAGCCACCCTTGTAGTGGATGTCGTCGGCATAGCGGTCGACGGTGGAGCAGAGCGTGATGATCGCCTTCAGCGCCGGCGGCTGCTTCGCCGCGACCTGCAGCGAATTGAAGCCGCCCCAGGAAATGCCCATCATGCCGACATTGCCGTTGCACCAGGGTTGCGCGGCCGCCCAGGCGATGACGTCGCAAGCATCCTGAAGTTCCTGTTCGGAGTATTCGTCCTCCATCAGCCCTTCGGAATCGCCGTTTCCGCGCATGTCGACGCGGATACAGGCGTAACCGTGCCCGGCGACGTAGGGATGCGTGAGTTCGTCCCGGAAGATGGTGCCGTCGCGCTTGCGGTAGGGCAGATATTCGAGGATCGCCGGCACAGGGCTTGCTTCGGCATCGGCCGGCATCCAGATGCGCGCGGACAGGCGGCACCCATCCGGCATGACGATGCCGACATCCGGCGTTTCGACGACCTGACGGGGAAAGCTTGTGACGGTTTTCATTCTATAGCCTTGGCGAGTCTGCCTATCTGACGGCGATTGTGCATGGTTCGCAATCTACAATGGCGTCACGCATGCTGCTATTCGCGACCAGCCTCATACCTTGCATTGAACGGACTGATTGAAGGTGCTATTTAAGGCACTCGAAATTGGTCTTGAAACATGCCGCACACCGTCCTTGCCGAAGTGACCGCCAGCGTCTCGGAGCTCAAAAGGAATCCGATGGCCACCGTCGCCGCGGGTGACGGCTTTCCGGTCGTGATTCTCAACCGCAACGAGCCCGCTTTCTATTGCGTCCCCGCCAAAGCGTTCGAAGCGATGATGGACAGGCTTGAGGATATCGAACTCAATGCCGTCGCGGATGCCCGTTCAGGAGAAAAGCGCATCCGCGTGACCCTTGATGAGCTATGAGCTTGAGTTCCTCGAATCCGCTTTGAAGGAATGGAAGGCGCTGGACGCGAATACGCGCGAGCAGTTACGCAAGAAGCTCAGGGAGCGCTGCGAAAATCCTCACGTCCCTTCGGCGAAGCTTCGAGGCTCATCCGATCGCTACAAGATCAAGCTGAGAAGCGCCGGGTATCGTCTGGTTTACACGGTCGAGGACGATCGCCTCGTTGTTCTGGTCATCGCGATCGGCCGGCGCGACAGGTCCGAGGTATATGAAAAGGCAAAACTTCGCTGAGTTTCAGTTCAGCGGGATGTCGTTGGCTTCCTTGCTTGCCTGATAGACCTCGGAAAGCCTGTCATATTTCGACTGGATCGCGTCGATGCGGTGCTCCAGCCGCTCGCGCTCCGATACTTCCAGACCGCGCACGAGCCGGCGCAGCCCGAAGCTTTTCCAATAGGCGTTCTCGGCATTGTAGCCGCCGGGATCGAGGGTGAAGACCTCTTTCAGGATTTTCAGGTCGTGCGGGATGGCAAAACTGTCGCGCGAATCCTCGTGGCTGAAGAGATAGTGGAAATTGTCGAAGCCGGCCCATGTGATCGCCGAAAGGCAGAGCGAGCAGGGCTCGTGCGTGGCGAGGAAGATGCAGTCCTTCGTGTCGGGGCGATCCGCCTTCGGCATCTCGTAGAAGCGCTTCAGGCAGTGGACCTCGCCATGCCAGAGCGGATTTTCCAGCTCGTTGTTGGTCTCGGCAATCACCAGCGACAGGTCGTCTTTCCTGAGGATCGCCGCGCCGAACAGCTTGTTGCCCCGCGCCACGCCCCTGGCGGTCAGCGGCACGATGTCGTGCTCGATCACGTCGAACAGGCGGTCGATCAGCGAAACGTCGGTCATGGCTGGAATCCGGCGGGCAGATGGATTTCGTAGGGCTCGGGGAAATGAAACTCCTCGAGATTGTTCCCGTCGCCGCCGCGATCCACCACGACGAAATCCTGCGCCGCGCCGATCGGCGTCAACACCCCGTGCCACAGGTTTCTTGGATAGTTCACGCCCTGTCCGGGTTTCGTCAGGAAGACATGCGGGGTGCCGGGTCCGTCATCCGCGCCGTGGCAAACCACGACGAGGAAAGGCCGCGGCGAAAGCGGCACAAAAGCCTGGCTGCCGAACGGGTGCCGCTCGACCATCGTCAGCTTGAGCGGGAAGGCATAGGGCATTCCCTTGAAGATCGAGATCAGCACGCGCGCATTCGGGCCGGCCGCCTCCACGCGTGCGAGATCGTGGAAGCGCTCGCACATGCCGCCATTGATCGGATAATGATGCGCGCCGTCCGTCTCGATGACGTCGCCGAAAGTCGCGAACGCCTCGCGGGTGAGCGGTACGGCGGTGATGACGCGGCTCATCGCTTCCACAGCTTCATGTGCCGGTTGACGTCCTTGTAGAGCAGGTAGCGGAACTTGCCCGCGCCGCCGGCGTAGCAGGCCTGTGGGCAGAACGCGCGCAGCCACATATAATCGCCTGCCTCCACCTCCACCCAGTCATTGTTCAGCCGGTAGACGGCCTTGCCTTCGAGCACGTAGAGCCCGTGTTCCATGACATGCGTCTCGGGGAAGGGGATGATGCCGCCCGGCTCGAAGGTGACGACGGTCACATGCATGTCGTGGCGCAAATCGGCGGGGTCGACGAAGCGCGTCGTCGCCCAGCGTCCGTCCGTATCCGGCATGGGGATGGGGGCGATGTCGTTCTCGTTGGCGAAGATCGCCTCCGGCACGGCGATCCCGTCCACCTGCTCGTAGGCCTTGCGTATCCAGTGGAAGCGCGCGGGCGCGCTGCCGGCGTTGCGCGCGGCCCATTTCGCGCCGGGCGGCAGGAAGGCGTAGCCGCCGGGCGTCAGCACATGGTCCGCGCCGCCGAACGTCACCGTCAGCTCGCCCTCGACCACGAAGAAAACGCCTTCCGCGCCTTCGTCCGGTTCCGGCTGATCACTGCCGCCGCCGGGCAGCACCTCCATCACATATTGCGAGAAAGTCTCGGCGAAGCCCGACAGCGGCCGCGCGATCACCCACGCCCGCGTCGCCTCCCAATGCGGCAGATAGCTGGCGACGATGTCGGAGAATTCGCGTCGGGGAATGACCGCATAGGCCTCTGTGAAGATAGCCCGGTCGGTGATGAGATCCGTCTGCGGCGGCAGCCCGCCATGCGGTGCGTAGTAGCTGCGGGTCATGGTTCTCGATCCGGCACGAATGTTGTCCATCGTCCTATTCCGGCAGCAATGCGTCGAGGCGAAGCCGTGCGATGCGCTCGACCTGCTTGCAGGCCGTCTCGAATTCGACCTCGCGACCGTTCTCCAGCCGGTTTTCGAACGCGGCCAGGATGCCGGCCTTGGTGTTGTCGCGCACGGCGATGATGAACGGGAAGCCGAATTTCTTGACATAGGCTTCGTTGAGCGCCGTGAACCTCTCCCGTTCGGCATCGGTCAGCGCGTCGAGACCGGCGCTGGCCTGCTCCGCCGTCGATTCCGCCGTCAGCCGCTTCGCCTGCGCCAGCCTGCCGGCAAGGTCGGGATGCGCCTGCAACACGCCGAGCCGCTCGTCGGGACTGGCCGAGCGGAAGATGCGCGCAAGCGCATTGTGCAGCCCGCCCGCGCTGTCATGGGCCGGGCCAAGCTCCAGCTTGAAGGCGCGTTCGGCGATCCACGGCGAATGCTCGAAGATGCCGCCGAATCTTTCGACGAATTCCTCCCCGCCCATGCGGGAGGGGCGCAGGGCCGGCGCCTCGTAGGGATGCGTCCGGCGCCAGTGCTCGGCGATGTCGATCCGCCGCGCGAGCCACACGCGGTCATGGCTTTTCACATAGTCGATGAACCGCTTCAGCGCCGCAGCGCGGCCCGGCCGGCCGACGAGGCGGCAATGCAGCCCGATGCTCATCATGCGCGGCCGGCCTGCCTTCCCTTCGGCATAGAGCGTGTCGAAGGAATCCTTCAGATAGGCGAAAAACTGGTCGCCGGAGGGAAAGCCCGCCGCCACGGCGAAGCGCATGTCGTTGGCGTCGAGCGTATAGGGGATGATGAGTTGCGGCGGGATCGCGTTGCCGTGCCCGTCATGGTCGAGCCAGTAAGGAAGGTCGTCGTCATACGTGTCGGAACAATAGGCGAAGCCGCCTTCCTCGGCGACCAGCCGCGCCGTGTTGGCCGAGGTGCGCCCCGTATACCAGCCGGTCGGCCGCGCGCCGACCACTTCCGTGTGCAGGCGTATGGCCTCGATCAGGTCGCGGCGCTCGTCCTCGATGCCGTGCTCGCGATAATCGATCCACCTCAAACCATGCGAGGCGATCTCCCAATCCGCCTTCTGCATCGCCTCGACCTGGTCGGGCGAGCGGGCGAGCGCCGTGGCGACGCCATAGACCGTCACCGGCACAGCGGCCTCGGTGAACATATGGTGGAGCCGCCAGAAGCCGGCGCGCGCGCCGTATTCGTAGATCGATTCCATGTTCCAGTGGCGCAGGCCGGGCCATGGGGTCGCGCCGACGATCTCCGAAAGAAAGGCCTCCGACGCCTTGTCGCCGTGCAGGATGCAGTTCTCGCCGCCTTCCTCGTAATTGACGACGAACTGCACGCAGACATGCGCGCCGCCCGGCCATTGCGGATCGGGCGGGTTGGCGCCGTAGCCTCGCATGTCCCTGACGTATCGCATGTTTCCCCCAGCGTTCATGCCGATGATAATCCAGCCCTGCGGCGTGCATTCCACTGAAAATATTGAAACTGCTTTTCGCCCGCCTCGGCTACCTTCGGTCTTGGCATCCGCCCTGGTTTCCCGCAAGCTGGTTCGGACCGAGCAGCAGCCAGGGGAGAAGTATGTCGAAATCCGGTGGCGGTCGCCTGACGACGCATGTGCTCGATACGGCATCCGGAAAGCCTGCCGCCGGGCTGAAGATCGCGCTCTACCGGGTGAGTGGCAATTCCCACAAAAAGCTCAAGGACGTCGTCACCAACGCCGACGGACGTTGCGACGCGCCGCTGCTGGAAGGTGGGGATTTCCGCACCGGCCAGTATGAGCTTGTCTTCTTCGCGGGCGACTATCTGCGCGCCTCCGGCGTGAAGCTGCCCGATCCCGCCTTCCTCGACGAGGTGCCGATCCGCTTCGGCATGGCGGAAGAAAAGCATTATCACGTGCCGCTGCTCATCTCACCCTACGGCTACTCGACCTATCGGGGCAGCTAGAATGGCTGGCCCGGCGATCCGCGACCACATCCGCTTCCTGCTGAACGGCGAGGAGGTGCGGCTCGCCGATGTCGCGCCGGACGAGACGCTGCTGGACTGGCTGCGTCTGCGCCGTTCGCTGCGCGGCACCAAGGAAGGCTGCGCC
The window above is part of the Rhizobiaceae bacterium genome. Proteins encoded here:
- a CDS encoding ureidoglycolate lyase, whose product is MSRVITAVPLTREAFATFGDVIETDGAHHYPINGGMCERFHDLARVEAAGPNARVLISIFKGMPYAFPLKLTMVERHPFGSQAFVPLSPRPFLVVVCHGADDGPGTPHVFLTKPGQGVNYPRNLWHGVLTPIGAAQDFVVVDRGGDGNNLEEFHFPEPYEIHLPAGFQP
- the puuE gene encoding allantoinase PuuE, with protein sequence MRYVRDMRGYGANPPDPQWPGGAHVCVQFVVNYEEGGENCILHGDKASEAFLSEIVGATPWPGLRHWNMESIYEYGARAGFWRLHHMFTEAAVPVTVYGVATALARSPDQVEAMQKADWEIASHGLRWIDYREHGIEDERRDLIEAIRLHTEVVGARPTGWYTGRTSANTARLVAEEGGFAYCSDTYDDDLPYWLDHDGHGNAIPPQLIIPYTLDANDMRFAVAAGFPSGDQFFAYLKDSFDTLYAEGKAGRPRMMSIGLHCRLVGRPGRAAALKRFIDYVKSHDRVWLARRIDIAEHWRRTHPYEAPALRPSRMGGEEFVERFGGIFEHSPWIAERAFKLELGPAHDSAGGLHNALARIFRSASPDERLGVLQAHPDLAGRLAQAKRLTAESTAEQASAGLDALTDAERERFTALNEAYVKKFGFPFIIAVRDNTKAGILAAFENRLENGREVEFETACKQVERIARLRLDALLPE
- a CDS encoding type II toxin-antitoxin system prevent-host-death family antitoxin, which encodes MPHTVLAEVTASVSELKRNPMATVAAGDGFPVVILNRNEPAFYCVPAKAFEAMMDRLEDIELNAVADARSGEKRIRVTLDEL
- a CDS encoding bifunctional allantoicase/(S)-ureidoglycine aminohydrolase, with the protein product MTRSYYAPHGGLPPQTDLITDRAIFTEAYAVIPRREFSDIVASYLPHWEATRAWVIARPLSGFAETFSQYVMEVLPGGGSDQPEPDEGAEGVFFVVEGELTVTFGGADHVLTPGGYAFLPPGAKWAARNAGSAPARFHWIRKAYEQVDGIAVPEAIFANENDIAPIPMPDTDGRWATTRFVDPADLRHDMHVTVVTFEPGGIIPFPETHVMEHGLYVLEGKAVYRLNNDWVEVEAGDYMWLRAFCPQACYAGGAGKFRYLLYKDVNRHMKLWKR
- a CDS encoding nucleoside deaminase yields the protein MTDVSLIDRLFDVIEHDIVPLTARGVARGNKLFGAAILRKDDLSLVIAETNNELENPLWHGEVHCLKRFYEMPKADRPDTKDCIFLATHEPCSLCLSAITWAGFDNFHYLFSHEDSRDSFAIPHDLKILKEVFTLDPGGYNAENAYWKSFGLRRLVRGLEVSERERLEHRIDAIQSKYDRLSEVYQASKEANDIPLN
- the uraH gene encoding hydroxyisourate hydrolase; its protein translation is MSKSGGGRLTTHVLDTASGKPAAGLKIALYRVSGNSHKKLKDVVTNADGRCDAPLLEGGDFRTGQYELVFFAGDYLRASGVKLPDPAFLDEVPIRFGMAEEKHYHVPLLISPYGYSTYRGS
- a CDS encoding type II toxin-antitoxin system RelE/ParE family toxin; amino-acid sequence: MSYELEFLESALKEWKALDANTREQLRKKLRERCENPHVPSAKLRGSSDRYKIKLRSAGYRLVYTVEDDRLVVLVIAIGRRDRSEVYEKAKLR